A window of Pyrus communis chromosome 3, drPyrComm1.1, whole genome shotgun sequence genomic DNA:
ATACCATTCCAGCCACGCTAGTCAAAAGCAAAGGACGCCTTCCAAACTTATCAAGGAAAACCGTGGCGACTAAGATGCAAATAGTCTTGACAACTCCAACAGCCACCGTTGCGAGCAGCTTGTGATCGTAGGAGGTGATTCCTGCCTTTTCGAAGATCCTGGGGCTGTACAAAACGACAGAGTCTATACCTGACGATTGTTCAAAGAAGTGGATACCAAGAGCTGCGATTAAAATATGGCGAACGGCTGGTGTGGGATGAAGGAGCAATTCTTTCCACACGCCTTCACCGTGGCTGCGTTTAGATACCTGAACAACATCGTCGTTGGACTCTTTGGGGATTCCTGCGGCTTCTTTGATGTCATCTAGTCTAAGCTGACACTCTTCTATGGATTCTGACGTTTTTTGTAGAACTCGCTTGGCGTCTCCAAGTCGCCCTTGCATGACGAGCCAACGAGGCGACTCGGGCATGGCTAAGACACCGACGGCAAGAATAACAGATGGAAATGCGCCGACACCGAGCATGATCCTCCAGTTCAAGTGAATGGGGAGCTTGGAGAAGGCATAGTTGCTTACGTACCCCAGTAATATGCCAATATTAACAAACACCTATATATTTTCAAAACAAATCGAATCCATAAATATGAAGCagagctttgaagaaaaaagatTCACGTGAAATGTTTGAGGCCTGAACTTTTTATCTGTCCAACCTCACAGCAAACATAAATTTTACCTTTTAACAGTGTAGTATGatgttcaaaacaaaaaattcaaacttgttACAGTAATACTATgtcattatattttatttactaACCTGAACATTATTATATGATAATTGGAGTGTAAACTTTGATTACTATAGTGTAATCTCACATTTCTTGTAATTCAAACATTTAATGTTAATTTCATGTTGCAACACAATTAAACGTGAAGGCAAGGAGCTCAAAAATGAATAACGATTATAATATTCTATGAAGTTTACAAATAATAACTTAATTAGCATTACCcataaataaatgtctacttGAAAAATACATAATCGTATTGGAATACATAatgcaaaatagaatgatacATAAATTATGAAGAGTTGGAACATTTTGAAAATATTGTGAATAAGCATATAATTAGTATTTATccaagtatccaacaagtctcttataatttatttaaaaaataaaatgtaaaatagaagttatctATTTTGTGTGTCATATCCCAGTCCGTATAGTAAGATATTGTATTTGGGCCACGCCCTCATGGATTTGTTCTTGGGCGTCCACCCAAAACGCATCTTACTATAGGGAGGTAGGCATGTACACATAAGGCACATCAACTCCTCTCCCccaggcgatgtgggatctcacaatccaccccccttaggggcctaaCACCCTCATCGGCACACTTTCGGCCGGGGAGTGGCTcggataccaaattgtcacatcccagtccgcatagtaagatattgtccgctttgggccacgCCCTCAAGAATTTGTTCTTGGGCTTCCACCGAAAACGCGTCTTACTATAgagaggtgggcatgtacatataaggcacgtCACCTCCACTTCCACGGGTGATGTGGGgtctcacaatccaccccctttaggggcccgatgccctcgtcagcacacttccggccaaggagtagctttgataccaaattgtcacatcccattccgcatagtaagatattgtccgctttgggccacgCCCTCATAGATTTGTTCTTGGGCTTCCACCAAAATCGCATCTTACTATagggaggtgggcatgtacatataaggcacatcacctcctctcccctgggcgatgtgggatctcacatTCTGTCTATGTGAGAGTCGCGACTTAGGCGGTCATCTAggaacaattttttattttttaaacgtCTAGAAATTAATCATAGCAGTGGTCAACAACGCTTAAGTGGGACTTTTTAGAATATTGATATATACTGTTTCCAATGATTTTTTGACAAAAGCTTCTTAGACTTTATTATATGATAACATAATATTGTAATGTGACAAACCTCGGGAAAAGATGTGAGGAAGCCACGATATGAGGCCGGAGAGATCTCCGCGGTGTAGACGGGAGCTATCATAAGAGCATAGCCAACTCCAACTCCGGCAACGAATCGTCCGAACATGAGGAAGGCATAGTTAGGGGCAAAGCCCATGAGGAGAGCTCCAATAAAGAAGATTGTTCCTGCAAGTACTATGGTGTACCGGCGTCCAATCCAGTCGGAGGTTCTACCAGCCAAGGCGGAGCCAATAAGGGAGTAGAGGTTCAAAGTACCGTTCAAAATTTCGACTTGAACATCACTGATTTTGAGGTTTTCTTTAATGAAGAGTGACGCTCCACTCATTACACCAATATCTGTACATAAAGTGGAACAAACATGCATTCCATGTGAAGATAACTTTCTTTCAAAGTAGAAAAGTACTAAAACTTTCGAGAGAAAAAAATTACAACTTTAAATTTTCTTCTCTAGTGTTCTTTAaagtagaaaataaaaataaagctgtttttaaaagttttttcaAATTAGTCAATAAGCACTCTTCTCGTTTATCTAGCTTGTTTCATAAGATATATGTTTTTAGGGAACTACAGAAGAATATTGGACAATTACCATAACCAAGTAGGATTGAAGTCATTGAAGCCAAAACGCCACAGGCAATGGCAAACTTCTTTGTCTTGGCTTTCTTTGGGGGATCAAAGTCTGCGATACTCGTGTTTTGGGCTTGGCCGGTGATGGCCTTATCTTCAGCTCTCCGGTCAGTCATCTCCATCTTTAATGATAGACgtagaataaaataaatagagaGATGGGTAAATAgaggggggggagagagagagagagagagagagagagagagagagagagagagagagagggagggagagagatcaGTTATATTTAGAGAGCAATAGAAAGATCACTTATCATAGAGAGAAACAGAAAGTTACTTATCAAAGAGAGAACTACATATTGCTTGAGCTACAAGTGGAGTTCTGTTTATATAGATTttagagaaaattagaattgGATGCCTCATTTTAAACTTTTGTAGACTAAACATTTAtgctttttgagtttttgattaatcttttgaaacatttgattAAGATATTCAGATTTGAACTATTTCAtattaattcaaattaatttatatttaaatatctgttttatattttaaataatttcaactatatttaagtctaaaaatttaaactttacaAATCTAAATGTACACCCACACCAAATGGAAACGTACCAACATTAAATGAAAACGTACCAATGTCAAACGAAAACGTACCAACCCCAAATTAAAACATacccaattataaactatattaaaatgaatattcatctttttggaatgtttaaaaatatgtttgattcacACACAATACTCTAGATAATCttgttttttggtaaaataagtCTCTGGAACAACTTTTATTTGATCGGagataaatccttattattgtagataatgctaaataataacgataaatcatataattttgaattaacaaaaaagcTATCATCTGTTGATTAATGActctttctatataaaaaaaattaatttaagtaatttaaacttttacattgttaacaaatctttctataaaaaaaataattaattaaagtaattcctcGTTATTAGggaaaaaagtaataaaacttatgttttgaaaacaaacgtaccaaaaattcaaatgtatcaaGAAGCTAAatggaccaaaaattcaaatataccaagtaactaaatgtaccattatAATCAAACGTACAAATATAACCAAACGTACTTAACAACGAGTTTtgttacattttatttaatttactaaaataaatattttaataaaaataaaaaaaatcttaaatcatcgtaataagagatgcataaaataggagaaaaaaagggaatgctgacgtgaatagacttctaatgaaataaaattaaagtatcaaaatttcagGGAAAATGTTTTATCAAATCTGCGAAAGGAATAGATATTTAGTTTATGACATTTAAAAATGAGGCGTCTATATTAAAACGTCCCTAGATTTTATCCATTGGTCGAAATACTGTTGATTGGCAAAACAAACACCACTTTTCATTTGTGGAATAACAACTTACATAGCACGAGAATGCTACTGTGACAGTGTACTTGTACTGTATAAGTCCATCCTCATTTGTGAGTCGATCCGGGATAGGAATGTGTTATATTGTCCAAGAACATAATAATCTGGCCAGTTCTTTACTATCCAATCAGGTCACGACAAGCAAAACGTTATCTTTACCTGGTAAGAATCACGCTACTAATTGATTACATCGAATAAGAATCCACAAAGTTGCAAAATGTGTTGGATAATGGATATGGTTCCCTAGTCAAAGCCGTCTACAGAGTTCACTCACTACACGCCAAAACTATGGTAACAATTGCGTTAACTTCTTTTCATTGGTAATAAACTACCAAAAGTTAACTAGTACGTGCGATTTGGTTTTGTTCAACATCCAAAAGTCTAGAGTTAAAACCATGTCAAACTGAAATATAACTCTCGGTGATTGGTTTGACCTTCAGTGTGCCATATGAAACTGTGAACATTATCTAAGAATGGGTAAAATTTTCCAATTTCATTCTTAGGTAATGAGAGATAATTagggataagatgagataaaaTAGATTAATGTCGATTAAAATGAGATGATTGGTTTAGAAAATCGGATGGAAATTGATCTCGAAACCAAATCGCACTGTAGagattggtttggtttagtTGTGGACCTATGGTCTACTAGCTAGTTTGAAgtctaaaccaaaataactccaTATGTAAAATCTTATTACTTTGACATGTGGTTCAGGTcctaaatcaaatcaaattgtaCCGTGCACACCCCTACTCCAAATAGTTTGAAAATCACTTCGAGTTAGTGATTTTATATAAATCTTTTTGGTCAAATGGTAAtattattagaaagaaaaaaagtcaaTAGCCACTTACAACACGATTATGTACTAACTAAAACAATTTaacccaagaaaaaaaggaacagACAAAGGCGGCCAAGCGAATTAAACAAACAGATGAGAAAGCAGTTCCAATGGTTAATGGAGCCATTTTATAGGACCACTAGTGATGGAGCCATGGCACACGTCCCTGGTTAATATGAAACTCTAAAGTAACCTGAGttgattttatttatctttaaaGATTGAGGTCCCAGTCGTAAAGCAATTAATTAAATCTCCATTACGTTGGCCGGCAACATTCTTCAGTGGTTCTCCATGGATAGTTCCTCATCTGAGTATGGACAACTGCAGAAAGGGAATTGATACTTGAAAGTTTAACTTCAGTTCAATGAAATAAAGTATCGTTGCTATTGGCTTTGGCATCATATATAAAAGCCTGCCCGTTAGTACCAAAGGCCAAGTTTTCACCTTGATGTCGGAAGTTCTCCTTTTGTGAAGAGCACTCTTGTTTTGCCTTTGTGGTTTTATGAAGTCTTTTATTCTTTTAGTAGAAACGATATTACAACCCTAAATATTAAATTGTGGAAAATGAGGTTTTAAACTCGAGACATAGTGAGTGAAAAAGAAACAGGCTAACCATCATGATAATTCACCCCACCTATAAGTATCAAGatcaaagaaataataatatttcCAGTTGAACGTACCatgccttttttttatttggctttCAGATCATATTCTTATAACTACGCTTTTGAGGTAGGGTTAGGAGTGGTAGGTTTAATATTCCATATTCTCTCGTAAGATAATAAAAGTAGAAACAAATTGTTACTCTGCTACTACTATGACATTGCGATACCTTCACCTAATAATTAATGACAACGATCATCGGTTTCTCACATGCCTGGAAATATTTGCGTGTGATATAGGTAATTTGCTCGTGAAACACGTAATTGACCTTGTGAGAGAGAATATAAACAGATAAGAGAGAAAGTACATTTTGGAAGAAGACTCTAACAgcctcttattttttttttttttaaaaaaaagaaaaaaaaatttcaaatacattAATTGTCTCTCTTCTATGTTTTTATGAATATTGGTTTTTAGATGTGTGTGAGCGCATATCAATagacttttgtttattttcattttacCCTTATCCACTACAAAATTTCTGTATGGCATGAAATttcatttcctttttgttttgatcCCTTAAAAATGAAGCAGTTGTGGGATTAACTTTTTCAGTAAGGATAATTTTGggttattaaaatatttaacagTGAAGCCTTATCTGACAGCGTTATTTTAGTGATGTTTAGTGGAATATTGGCATTGTCAAAGGAAGAAATGAGTACAAAGATACTTTAGCTGaaattaaagaagaagaatagaaaGTTAAAAACATTAGAGTCGTGCGTATAATTTAAAGGAAATCATCATTAATCGCACCACGCGAAACCCCCACTTCTCCACTTAGTCGAACTCCAACTCTTGATGAACATGACCACATCAAAAGTAGCTCAATGCCGGCAAAGAAGTTAATTAAGTTTTTTGGTGGTTAATTGCTGATGCGGGTTTGCCAATTTGCTACTGAGTTCAGTTGGGCGAATATTTCTAAGTGTGGTGAATGTGGTGGATCGCACATCGACTCCTAAATCAAATGACCTTGGGCAAGGAAGGAACACCCTCGTTTTTGAGGTCTATAACCTGAAGGCAAGGTTATGCAAATCACCATGAAGTTTTGGATCTTGTGCACCAGGTTCAGTAGCATCGACTATATTGGTGAGAATATGGGTCTACTGAATCGATATCAAATTTTAGGGACAAAGACACTCAAAGGAAATGAGTGCCTTTATTATAAAAGGGGTTTGACGGTCTAAATGTCAAATGTTGAACGTGACCTCTTTTTGCGAGAAGACTAATGAAGTGACCTCTTTCGGCGAAAGAATCAAATACACTTCGCCGATTATTCACTTGAGCTTGAGAAACTTGTCGTCTAACCAGGCAATGAAGACTGTTAATCCAAACTAATTCTACAACTCCGGTGTCGTCTAACCAAGCTATTGTCTTTCCTGGTTGCCTATGGAAAACCTCGTCTAACCAGGTAATGGTTGTCTCTTGGTTGCAAACCCAAATCTATGTAACGAGATTGTATTCATACTGACAACTAGTAAAGCAGTTAGAGTTTTTCTCAAAATGGATGAGAGGGTTTGCTAGAGCGTTGACTTGTGTGTTGAGTTTCACCGAAAATGCCATATTTTATAGGCAATTATCTGGTGTTTGTCAAGACTTATCCTAAAACTCAACGACAATGCATGTTAGCCATGTATTCCGTCAAAACCACGTGAAACCAACACCCTCTTAATGGTATGGCTCTTTAGAACAGCTGCATGCATCAGCCAATTAGAAAGTTTTATGCTTTGATGCACCACTGATTCCAGATTAACACCACAATTATAAACCGCTTCCAAACAATCCCAACCAACTCAATTTT
This region includes:
- the LOC137728886 gene encoding polyol transporter 5-like, yielding MEMTDRRAEDKAITGQAQNTSIADFDPPKKAKTKKFAIACGVLASMTSILLGYDIGVMSGASLFIKENLKISDVQVEILNGTLNLYSLIGSALAGRTSDWIGRRYTIVLAGTIFFIGALLMGFAPNYAFLMFGRFVAGVGVGYALMIAPVYTAEISPASYRGFLTSFPEVFVNIGILLGYVSNYAFSKLPIHLNWRIMLGVGAFPSVILAVGVLAMPESPRWLVMQGRLGDAKRVLQKTSESIEECQLRLDDIKEAAGIPKESNDDVVQVSKRSHGEGVWKELLLHPTPAVRHILIAALGIHFFEQSSGIDSVVLYSPRIFEKAGITSYDHKLLATVAVGVVKTICILVATVFLDKFGRRPLLLTSVAGMVFSLSCLGAGLTIVDQQHGKIMWAIVLCITMVLLNVAFFSIGLGPITWVYSSEIFPLQLRAQGCSMGVAVNRVTSGVISMTFISLYKAITIGGAFFLYAGIAAVGWVFFYMLYPETQGRTLEDMEVLFGKYHKWREANALLKKAKQVDGDDKGQVH